One Luteitalea sp. DNA segment encodes these proteins:
- the accB gene encoding acetyl-CoA carboxylase biotin carboxyl carrier protein, whose product MNLDQIKEILELVREHDLTEFELEQGGVKIRIQKQGGHAAVVSGNSSAPAAAPLPAAATSDSPPAAADVPLAPPPAEEAADPDLAIVTSPIVGTFYRSPAPGAPFFFDVGDVVRKGQVICIIEAMKLMNEITCEHEGEIVQVFIENGQPVQYGERLFAIRAE is encoded by the coding sequence ATGAACCTCGACCAGATCAAAGAGATTCTCGAGCTCGTTCGCGAGCACGACCTGACGGAGTTCGAGCTCGAGCAGGGCGGCGTCAAGATCCGCATCCAAAAACAAGGTGGGCACGCCGCCGTCGTCTCTGGAAACTCGAGTGCGCCCGCGGCTGCGCCTCTTCCCGCCGCTGCCACGAGTGATTCGCCGCCCGCCGCAGCCGATGTCCCGCTGGCGCCGCCGCCCGCCGAGGAAGCCGCAGACCCGGACTTGGCGATCGTCACCTCTCCGATTGTGGGGACGTTTTACCGTTCCCCGGCGCCAGGAGCTCCCTTCTTTTTCGATGTTGGGGATGTCGTCAGGAAGGGACAAGTCATTTGCATCATAGAAGCGATGAAGTTGATGAACGAGATCACCTGCGAGCACGAAGGTGAGATCGTGCAAGTCTTCATCGAGAATGGCCAGCCGGTCCAGTACGGCGAGCGCCTCTTTGCGATCCGAGCAGAGTGA
- a CDS encoding M24 family metallopeptidase, translating into MPSRPSPASPAYDLSVPFSRSTYEARLAVIRATLASQQIDALVVTHPPNVRYLTSVAASAGAAFVTDADLYLITDFRYAAAVERRLDELELRGLVTPLVGEQPPEQVMASLAAESQLGRVGVEVAHTTIEQHGRLVAALGPRMELLAVSEVVETARLRKDEQEIAVLRAAAVRLSDVAAGVLSEVVRPGRTETEVAAEIEWRLRRGGFSRPAFDTIVASGPNSAMPHATPTERVLADGDAVVLDFGGVYNGYCVDLSRTVLLGSPSAKLVQMHEAVCEAQQAAIAVLCPGVAPEAVDAAARDSLARAGLAEAFAHSTGHGLGLEVHEAPRLGRRQSWTAPSPPLEKGIVCTIEPGAYVVGLGGVRIEDDVLVTANGCELLTRVDRAWRVR; encoded by the coding sequence GTGCCGTCACGTCCCTCGCCCGCGTCCCCGGCGTATGATCTTTCCGTGCCATTCTCTCGCTCCACCTACGAAGCTCGTCTCGCGGTCATCCGTGCCACGTTGGCGAGCCAGCAGATCGACGCTCTCGTCGTCACACACCCTCCCAACGTGCGGTACCTTACGAGCGTGGCGGCCTCGGCGGGCGCCGCATTCGTGACCGATGCGGATCTTTACTTGATAACGGACTTTCGATACGCTGCCGCGGTCGAGCGGCGGCTGGACGAGCTTGAATTGCGAGGGCTCGTGACGCCGCTGGTCGGCGAGCAGCCGCCAGAGCAGGTGATGGCCTCGCTTGCTGCCGAAAGTCAACTTGGGCGCGTGGGCGTGGAAGTGGCCCACACGACGATCGAACAGCACGGCCGCCTGGTCGCCGCCCTCGGGCCCCGAATGGAGCTCCTGGCGGTCAGCGAGGTTGTCGAAACAGCGCGTTTGCGGAAAGATGAGCAGGAGATTGCGGTGCTGCGAGCGGCGGCGGTCCGCCTCTCGGATGTGGCTGCGGGCGTGCTGAGTGAGGTCGTGAGGCCTGGTCGCACCGAGACGGAGGTCGCGGCCGAGATCGAGTGGCGCCTTCGGCGCGGCGGTTTTTCACGGCCCGCGTTCGACACGATTGTGGCCTCCGGCCCGAATAGTGCCATGCCGCACGCCACGCCGACCGAGCGGGTGCTCGCCGACGGGGACGCGGTGGTGCTGGACTTCGGTGGCGTGTACAACGGATACTGCGTTGACCTGTCGCGGACGGTCCTGTTGGGCTCGCCCTCGGCGAAGCTGGTGCAGATGCATGAGGCCGTGTGCGAGGCGCAGCAGGCGGCGATCGCGGTGCTGTGTCCAGGTGTGGCGCCCGAAGCGGTCGACGCGGCCGCTCGCGACAGCTTGGCTCGGGCCGGCCTGGCTGAGGCTTTTGCCCACAGCACCGGGCACGGGTTGGGGTTGGAAGTGCACGAAGCGCCACGGCTCGGTCGCCGGCAGTCCTGGACGGCGCCCTCGCCCCCGCTCGAGAAGGGCATCGTCTGCACCATTGAGCCCGGGGCATACGTCGTGGGCCTGGGTGGCGTGCGGATCGAGGACGATGTGCTGGTGACGGCCAACGGGTGTGAGTTACTCACCCGCGTGGACCGCGCGTGGCGGGTGAGATGA
- a CDS encoding PKD domain-containing protein, with translation MNVTALSRSVVGLLSLTWPAVLTTACGLEPTGPPPLTGPSELGLALRVTASPDILPRDGVSTARVSVEARNARSDPVSGLSLWAETVFRGAITDEGRLSSKTVATDASGRAYLTYTAPPGAETDNSDEGNDIVTIRVTPVGDDYAGTVARVVHIRLVPLGVVLPPSGTPLVDFTVSPTTPQAGDLVQLDASASHDCPADATSPGDCTSAASLETVEWLFGDGARGTGKQVTHRYAKPGEYVITLTVTNDRGRSASASKPIEVGEPEG, from the coding sequence ATGAATGTGACAGCCCTTTCACGCTCCGTCGTTGGACTCCTCTCGCTTACGTGGCCAGCCGTGCTCACGACCGCGTGCGGCCTCGAGCCAACGGGCCCACCACCCCTCACAGGACCATCGGAGCTGGGTTTGGCGCTTCGCGTGACGGCCAGCCCCGATATCCTGCCGCGAGACGGCGTCTCGACGGCGCGTGTGTCGGTGGAAGCGCGAAACGCTCGCAGCGACCCCGTGAGCGGCCTCAGTCTCTGGGCGGAAACGGTCTTCCGCGGCGCGATCACAGACGAGGGGCGGCTCTCGAGCAAGACGGTGGCCACTGACGCCAGCGGTCGTGCGTATCTGACGTACACAGCGCCGCCCGGTGCCGAAACCGACAACTCAGATGAGGGGAACGACATCGTGACGATCAGGGTGACGCCAGTCGGCGACGACTATGCAGGCACGGTTGCCCGCGTCGTGCACATTCGTCTCGTACCGTTGGGGGTCGTCCTGCCACCGTCCGGTACTCCCCTTGTAGATTTCACGGTTTCGCCGACCACCCCTCAGGCAGGAGATCTCGTGCAGCTGGACGCGTCGGCATCTCACGATTGCCCGGCCGACGCGACGTCGCCGGGCGACTGCACGTCTGCCGCCTCGCTCGAAACAGTCGAGTGGCTGTTCGGTGATGGAGCCAGGGGGACGGGCAAGCAGGTGACACATCGCTACGCCAAACCGGGCGAGTATGTCATCACGCTCACGGTTACGAACGACCGCGGCCGGTCAGCTTCTGCGTCGAAGCCGATCGAGGTTGGCGAGCCGGAGGGATAG
- the pilQ gene encoding type IV pilus secretin PilQ: MTSLIGSVVLSMLSLGGPVEGGPVAQQSSDRMKPVLRTSERSPREPTVSLDFRRVDVRAALRALATLADLSLVLDPGIEGLVDVTLRDVEWDQALDVILRTHRLGAQREARVLRVAPLSVLVSEAAERRKRLEAQQRERALSHKAFRTITLSYARARTLAPLVEKVGLTPYGEVEIDEATNTLILIDLPEGLDRAARLVGTLDVAQPQVEIQARIVQTTRDFSRELGVRLGLSAEASTRLGNTLPLVFPNNAALSAGSGAEPGEGRDGVQLSLGSVDGAVRLDLALSALEQMGKARVLSAPRVMTQNNVEAEVQQGTQIPYVTQATPVGGQTDAPIFAALQPPTVQFKDASLKLNVTPQITAAGTIVMRLELERSAPDFASVVPGNPNPPISTAKAVATIQVSDGATAVIGGVMIRAETTSQRRTPALHRIPVLGWLFRDRVEDRTDQELLLFITPRILPGTVAGRPTIPEKKE; this comes from the coding sequence ATGACCTCGCTCATTGGCTCAGTAGTGCTGTCGATGCTCTCACTTGGGGGCCCTGTTGAGGGCGGCCCCGTCGCCCAGCAGTCGTCCGACAGGATGAAGCCGGTCCTACGTACGAGTGAGCGCTCCCCTCGCGAGCCCACCGTCAGCCTCGATTTCCGACGGGTCGACGTCCGCGCGGCGCTGCGCGCGCTTGCGACGCTTGCCGACCTCAGCCTCGTGCTCGATCCGGGCATCGAAGGCTTGGTCGATGTCACCCTGCGTGATGTCGAATGGGATCAGGCCCTGGATGTGATTTTGCGCACCCATCGGCTCGGAGCCCAGCGCGAGGCACGCGTGTTGCGCGTGGCCCCTCTCAGCGTCCTGGTGAGCGAGGCCGCCGAGCGGCGCAAGCGTTTGGAAGCCCAGCAGCGCGAGCGTGCGCTCTCGCACAAGGCGTTCCGCACGATCACGCTCAGCTACGCCCGCGCGCGAACGCTTGCACCGCTCGTCGAGAAAGTTGGCCTGACACCGTACGGCGAGGTCGAGATCGATGAAGCAACCAACACACTGATCCTCATCGATCTGCCTGAGGGGCTAGACCGCGCGGCACGGCTCGTCGGCACCCTCGACGTCGCGCAACCGCAGGTCGAGATTCAAGCGCGCATCGTGCAGACGACGCGCGATTTCTCGCGAGAGCTGGGCGTGCGCTTGGGCCTCTCTGCCGAGGCCTCGACACGACTTGGCAACACGCTTCCCCTGGTGTTCCCGAACAACGCGGCGCTCAGTGCGGGATCCGGCGCGGAGCCCGGCGAAGGTCGCGACGGCGTCCAGTTGTCGCTTGGCTCGGTCGACGGAGCCGTACGGCTCGATCTCGCGCTGTCGGCGCTGGAGCAAATGGGCAAAGCGCGCGTGCTGTCGGCGCCGCGCGTGATGACGCAGAACAACGTCGAGGCGGAAGTGCAGCAAGGCACGCAGATTCCCTACGTCACGCAAGCGACGCCGGTCGGTGGTCAGACCGACGCACCGATCTTCGCCGCGCTGCAGCCGCCCACCGTGCAGTTCAAGGACGCGTCGCTCAAGCTCAACGTCACACCGCAGATCACCGCGGCGGGCACCATCGTGATGCGTCTCGAGCTCGAGCGCTCAGCGCCCGACTTTGCCAGCGTCGTGCCCGGCAACCCGAATCCGCCGATCTCCACGGCCAAGGCGGTGGCCACCATTCAAGTGTCCGATGGGGCGACCGCCGTCATCGGTGGCGTCATGATCCGGGCGGAGACAACGAGCCAGCGCCGGACGCCGGCGCTGCACCGGATCCCAGTTCTCGGCTGGCTGTTCCGCGACCGCGTCGAGGATCGTACCGACCAGGAGTTGCTGCTCTTCATTACGCCACGCATCCTACCTGGCACGGTCGCTGGTCGTCCCACCATCCCAGAGAAGAAGGAGTAA